Proteins encoded together in one Strigops habroptila isolate Jane unplaced genomic scaffold, bStrHab1.2.pri NW_022045636.1_ctg1, whole genome shotgun sequence window:
- the B4GAT1 gene encoding beta-1,4-glucuronyltransferase 1 yields MGRGRLLGGCAWLLGGLALLQTLYLRALPPPVSPRRVPKPLPPPRGVLDASGTFRVYRDVLGPPPRWAPPELVLATHGTPGRAAAALGGALGGERWGGPLSVAVFGVPRAGLGQLLAALGGPCRGLRGRLRLHVVLGAADPPPAVTPNRGPAAPGGCRGALGRLAAADPPSYTLGVPYPGNLLRNVAWAGAAGEETGGLGGTRNGGPGSPGLGGGRFVLLLDADVVPSRGLREGFLRALQGGGPPLWGAGGDGGDPKALGDPPSLQASDGLRVVPNALDPPHVPGVPSDHGGLNAPEVPNRLGSPSDVLGVPKGFPDPGVPSVLVDPNALEVPNVLKDPNALKDPNILKDPSALKDPNVLEDPNVLEDPNAPGPTQPPWAQVVFVLPAFEVRLGTPVPGTKAELQQLWGTGDARPFYGALCPRCQAPTDYGRWWALPPTPHLRVAYEAPWRDPWEPFYVGPAHGVPPFDERFLQYGFNRISQACELHVAGFRFAVLDGAFVVHGGFKEADGFHGGRAAEQHRNRLLFRRFRSDLRLRYPRSPRRC; encoded by the exons ATGGGCCGAGGGCGGCTCTTGGGGGGCTGCGCTTGGCTGCTGGGGGGGCTGGCGCTGCTGCAGACCCTCTACCTGCGAGCGCTgcccccccccgtgtccccccgtCGCGTCCCCAAACCGCTGCCCCCCCCTAGGGGGGTTCTGGACGCTTCCGGAACCTTCCGGGTGTATCGGGACGTGTTGGGGCCCCCCCCGCGCTGGGCACCCCCCGAGTTGGTGCTGGCCACACACGGGaccccggggcgggcggcggcggcgctggggggggcgctggggggggAGCGCTGGGGGGGGCCCCTCTCGGTGGCTGTATTCGGGGTGCcccgggccgggctggggcagctgctggCGGCGCTGGGGGGGCCCTGCCGGGGGCTCCGGGGGCGCCTGCGGCTGCACgtggtgctgggggctgccgaccccccccccgccgtgACCCCCAACCGCGGCCCCGCAGCGCcgggggggtgccggggggccCTGGGGCGCCTGGCAGCCGCCGACCCCCCCAGTTACACTTTGGGGGTGCCGTACCCCGGGAACCTGCTGCGGAACGTGGCCTGGGCTGGGGCGGCTGGGGAGGAAACGGGGGGGCTCGGGGGGACGCGCAATGGGGGTCCCGGCTCCCCAGGGCTTGGCGGGGGGcgctttgtgctgctgctggatgcGGATGTGGTGCCCAGCCGGGGGCTGCGGGAGGGGTTCCTGAGGGCGCTGCAGGGGGGCGGACCCCCATTGTGGGGCGCTGGTGGAGAtgggggggaccccaaagcTTTGGGGGACCCCCCATCATTGCAGGCATCTGATGGCCTCAGAGTGGTCCCCAATGCTCTGGaccccccccatgtccctggggTCCCCAGTGACCACGGGGGGCTCAACGCCCCGGAGGTCCCCAACAGGTTGGGGAGCCCCAGTGATGTCCTGGGGGTCCCCAAGGGCTTCCCTGACCCAGGGGTCCCCAGTGTCTTGGTGGACCCCAATGCCTTGGAGGTCCCCAATGTCCTGAAGGACCCCAATGCCCTGAAGGACCCCAACATCCTAAAGGACCCCAGTGCCCTGAAGGACCCCAATGTCCTGGAGGACCCCAATGTCCTGGAGGACCCCAATGCCCCAGGTCCCACCCAGCCACCCTGGGCCCAGGTCGTGTTCGTGCTCCCGGCCTTCGAGGTGCGTTTGGGGACACCGGTGCCAGGGACGAaggcagagctccagcagctgtGGGGCACAGGGGACGCCCGGCCCTTCTATGGGGCGCTGTGCCCCCGGTGCCAAGCACCCACGGACTATGGGCGCTGGTGGGCGCTGCCACCCACCCCACACCTGCGCGTGGCCTATGAGGCCCCATGGCGTGACCCCTGGGAGCCCTTTTATGTGGGGCCGGCCCACGGCGTCCCCCCCTTCGACGAGCGCTTCCTGCAGTACGGCTTCAACCGCATCAGCCAG GCGTGTGAGCTGCACGTGGCCGGGTTCCGCTTCGCGGTGCTGGACGGGGCCTTCGTGGTTCACGGCGGGTTCAAGGAGGCCGACGGGTTCCACGGGGGGCGCGCGGCCGAGCAGCACCGCAACCGGCTGCTGTTCCGGCGCTTCCGCTCCGACCTGCGCCTGCGCTacccccgctccccccgccgcTGCTGA